A window of Loxodonta africana isolate mLoxAfr1 chromosome 3, mLoxAfr1.hap2, whole genome shotgun sequence genomic DNA:
GGGCATTAGATCTATAGATAATATATTGCATTAATTAATTAAACATGTTTCAAATACAAGCAACACATTTGTTAAGGCGCTGATCACTATGCTTAATTTGCATTGCACTTGTCTCTTTCCCAGAAATTTCATCAGCTACAtggaaccaagaaaccaaacaggTACTTCAGAATTTATCCTCCTGGGACTCTCAGAAGAGGCAGAAGTGCAGCCTCTCATCTTTGGGATATTCCTGTCCATGTACCTGGTCACCTTTATTGGGAATCTGTTCATCATTCTGGCCGTTATCACCAACTCCCatctccacacacccatgtacttcttcctttccaatctatcTTTTGCAGATATCTGTTTCACCTCCTCCACCATCCCGAAGATGCTGCTGAACATTCAGATGCAGAGCAAGGTCATAAGCTATGAAGGTTGCCTCAGCCAGATATATTTTTTCATGGTTTTTGGAAGATTAGACAATTTCCTCTTgacagtgatggcctatgaccggttTGTGGCCATCTGTTACCCACTGCACTATACTGTCATCATGAACCCCAAAATTTGTGGCCTCTTACTTCTGAAATCTTATTTATTGAGTGTTCTGGACTCTCTATTACATGACTTAATGATTTTGAGACTGTCTTTTTGTACACAGTTGGAAATtccccactttttctgtgaacttAATCAGGTGGTCCAACTTGCTTGTTCTGACACATTTCTCAATGACCTAGTGATGTACATTGCAAATGGATTTCTAGTTATTATTCCACTCACTGGTATCATCTTATCATACTCTAAGATTGTATCCTCTATTTTGAAAATTTCATCAGCTGTGGGCAAGTATAAAGCCTTTTCCACTTGTGGGTCTCACCTCTCAGTAGTTTCCTTGTTCTATGGTACATTTCTTGGAGTATATCTTAGTTCTGCTGCTACTCAAAGCTCCAGGAAAACTGCAATAGCCTCAGTGATGTACACTGTGGTTACACCCATGCTGAATCCCTTTATCTACAGTCTTAGAAGCAGGGACATAAAGTTAGCCCTAAAGAAACTCTTCAGCTGCAAAACATTATCTATATGACAGAATCCTTTGTCTCAAAATTAGTTATTCATGAGTAGCAGAGCTCAAAACCATGAAGACTTAAAACATCATACTTCTGTCAGTCCATAGTAGAAAATCTACAACCTTTTCTTATTTTCAAAGTTCAatctaactttcttttttttttataagcaatTATTTTGCTATATTTCATTTAAACTTTTTTCACCTCTCTGATTGTGTATCATGGATTTAGATTAGAAAACAGA
This region includes:
- the LOC100671476 gene encoding olfactory receptor 7A17-like, encoding MLNLHCTCLFPRNFISYMEPRNQTGTSEFILLGLSEEAEVQPLIFGIFLSMYLVTFIGNLFIILAVITNSHLHTPMYFFLSNLSFADICFTSSTIPKMLLNIQMQSKVISYEGCLSQIYFFMVFGRLDNFLLTVMAYDRFVAICYPLHYTVIMNPKICGLLLLKSYLLSVLDSLLHDLMILRLSFCTQLEIPHFFCELNQVVQLACSDTFLNDLVMYIANGFLVIIPLTGIILSYSKIVSSILKISSAVGKYKAFSTCGSHLSVVSLFYGTFLGVYLSSAATQSSRKTAIASVMYTVVTPMLNPFIYSLRSRDIKLALKIMLGKVQGQRKRGRPPMRWIDTVVVTMGSCITTIVRMAQDQAVFLCVVQRVAMSWNRLDSTEQQQQHCIL